Proteins encoded in a region of the Zea mays cultivar B73 chromosome 4, Zm-B73-REFERENCE-NAM-5.0, whole genome shotgun sequence genome:
- the LOC100279575 gene encoding Peroxidase 43 precursor: MAGTTRCSIRGSNAPGLALPCLLLLLLLAGAGVSNGQLQVGFYSKSCPDAESTVASVVRQSGSADPTILPALIRLQFHDCFVRGCDGSVLIKGGGNNNNNAEVDNGKHQGLRGLEIIEGAKTQLEAQCPGVVSCADIVVLAARDAVAFTGGPSFDVPTGRLDGKVSNLRDADALPDVHDGIDALRSKFRANGLDEKDLVLLTAAHTVGTTACFFLQDRLYNFPLPGGGRGSDPTIPPGFLSELKARCAPGDFNTRLALDRGSENVFDTSILRNIRNGFAVIGTDAALYNDTATVDVVDSYSGLLSNFFGPYFRQDFADAMVRMGSVGVVTGSKQGEVRKVCSKFN, encoded by the exons ATGGCCGGCACCACAAGGTGTAGTATCAGAGGCAGCAACGCTCCCGGCTTGGCCCTGccatgcttgctgctgctgctgctgctcgcgGGCGCAGGCGTCTCCAACGGCCAGCTCCAGGTGGGGTTCTACTCCAAGTCCTGCCCGGACGCCGAGTCCACCGTGGCGTCCGTCGTCCGGCAGTCCGGGTCCGCCGACCCCACCATCCTCCCGGCGCTCATCCGGCTCCAGTTCCACGACTGCTTCGTCCGCGGCTGCGACGGGTCGGTGCTCATCAAGGGCGgcggcaacaacaacaacaacgccgAGGTGGACAACGGCAAGCACCAGGGCCTCCGCGGCCTGGAGATCATCGAGGGCGCCAAGACGCAGCTCGAGGCGCAGTGCCCCGGCGTCGTCTCCTGCGCCGACATCGTCGTGCTCGCTGCCCGAGACGCCGTCGCCTTC ACCGGCGGGCCGTCGTTCGACGTGCCCACGGGGCGGCTCGACGGGAAGGTGTCCAACCTGCGGGACGCCGACGCGCTGCCGGACGTGCACGACGGCATCGACGCGCTCCGCTCCAAGTTCCGCGCCAACGGCCTTGACGAGAAGGACCTCGTCCTCCTCACCG CTGCGCACACGGTGGGCACGACGGCGTGCTTCTTCCTCCAGGACCGGCtctacaacttcccgctgccgggCGGCGGGCGGGGCTCGGACCCGACCATCCCGCCGGGCTTCCTGTCGGAGCTCAAGGCCCGGTGCGCGCCGGGGGACTTCAACACGCGCCTGGCCCTGGACCGCGGCAGCGAGAACGTCTTCGACACCTCCATCCTCCGCAACATCCGCAACGGCTTCGCCGTCATCGGCACCGACGCCGCGCTCTACAACGACACGGCCACGGTCGACGTCGTCGACTCCTACTCcggcctgctcagcaacttcttcgGGCCCTACTTCCGGCAGGACTTCGCGGACGCCATGGTCCGCATGGGCAGCGTCGGCGTGGTCACCGGCAGCAAGCAGGGCGAGGTCCGGAAGGTCTGCTCCAAGTTCAACTGA